The Blautia luti nucleotide sequence ATTAAAATTTATTGTCCCATTGGTCTGTACCTTCCTTATGTAATTTCTGAAATAGGGTAAATCGTTAAGTTCTCATCGGACTGTACCTTCTTTGTGTGAATGAAGTGTTACATTTAAAAATAGGGTAAATCGTTAATGTTTCATCGGACTGTACCTTCCTTGTATTAATGGATGTTACATTTAAAAATAAGGTAAATCGTTATATTTTCATTGGACTGTACCTTCCTTTAGATTAGTAGGAACATATAAAACTTAGTTGGATTTAAAACTTTAACTTCTTGGTGGTCCGTACCTGCCTTTCATAAATTATGAATCATGAATGAAAAAACTAATTATTCTGGTGGTCTGTACCTCGCTTCCTTAGATTATAAATAAGAAATTATGTTTTCGGTGGTCTCACTCCTTTTCTTTTTGATTTTCCGTAATCCCTTTTGTTTTATGAACTTACTATAACAGATAATAATCGAATTGTCAAGAATAAAAATAGAAAATTTATAAAAATAATTAAAAGAATAAATAAAATAGATTTAAAATAATAAAATATTCTGAAAATATTAATAAATACAGGAACAGTATATTTCTGAATAGGTGTGGAAAAGCTATTGCTATAAAGCCTGGTACAGGGAAAAAAGAACATTGATCAGGCTATAGCGCGGTATACCACGCGAATTTATGTGTTTAGCATAAATTCTGTGCATCGCGGAGCGTGTTACTGGGCACAGAGTGAACAGTAATAAATTAAAATTAACAGGAGGTTCAAAAATGTTACGTTATCTACCTGTAAGAAGGGTTCACGCAAGACAAGTACTGGATTCCAGAGGAAACCCTACTGTAGAAGTTGAAGTTACAGTGGGCGAAGGTGTGATTGGGATCAATGGATATACAGGAAGGGCAATTGTCCCTTCAGGAGCTTCAACCGGTAAATTTGAAGCAGTGGAATTACGGGATGGAGAAAAAGACTGCTATGTGGGATTAAGTGTTCAGAAGGCAGTAGAAAATGTAAACACAAAACTGGCAGAGGCAATCCTTGGGGAAAACGCCCTGAACCAGACTTTTATCGATAAAAAAATCATAGATACAGATGGTACGGACAATAAAAGCAATGTCGGAGCAAATGCATCGCTGGGAGTATCCATGGCAGTAGCAAGAGCGGCAGCAGCAGCGCTTCGAATCCCTTTATACCAGTATCTGGGCGGATGCCATACCAGACAGATGCCGGTCCCGATGATGAATATTATCAACGGGGGACGTCACGCAGACAACACCGTAGATCTGCAGGAATTCATGATCATGCCGGTAGGTGCAAAGAATATGGAACATGCTATCCGCATGTGCGCAGAAGTATATCAGTTCCTCAAGATTATTCTGAAGCATAGAAATCTGTCAACTGCAGTAGGTGACGAAGGCGGCTTTGCACCAGATCTTTCTGATTCAGAAAGTGTTCTGGAACTGATCATAGAAGCGATAAAAAAAGCAGGCTATGAACCGGAGAAA carries:
- the eno gene encoding phosphopyruvate hydratase, with the protein product MLRYLPVRRVHARQVLDSRGNPTVEVEVTVGEGVIGINGYTGRAIVPSGASTGKFEAVELRDGEKDCYVGLSVQKAVENVNTKLAEAILGENALNQTFIDKKIIDTDGTDNKSNVGANASLGVSMAVARAAAAALRIPLYQYLGGCHTRQMPVPMMNIINGGRHADNTVDLQEFMIMPVGAKNMEHAIRMCAEVYQFLKIILKHRNLSTAVGDEGGFAPDLSDSESVLELIIEAIKKAGYEPEKDICIAIDAAASELYDKERGVYVFPGEGKMKGEEVLRDAGEMIDYYEKLIEKFPIVSIEDGLEEDDWEGWKQMTERLGKRIQLVGDDLFVTNIKRLACGIRLRAANAILVKVNQIGTLSEALDAVEMAQKSGYRAVISHRSGESEDSFIADLAVATGAGQIKTGAPCRSDRNAKYNQLLRIHEALGELEVYENPFKDTEKTC